TTTTCTCAACCACCCGCCGCAGGATGGCGGGGCCCCGGTGTTCCGCTTCATCGAGGCGGCGGCTTTCTTTCCCAAGCCGCTCGTGGCGGTGGTGGAGGGTCTGGCGGTGGGGATCGGCACGACGTTGCTGCTGCATTGCGACTATGTGCTGGCCGCGCCGGATACGCGTTTCATTTTGCCGTTCGTCAATCTGGGGCTCAGCCCGGAGGCGGCTTCAAGCTACCTGTTGCCTTTGCGCGCGGGCCACGCCTTGGCGGCCGAGCTGCTTCTGTTGGGTAGGCCTTTCGATGCGGCGACGGCGCAACGGGCGGGGTTGGTCAACGCCATCGTGCCGGCGGAAGAGCTGACGGGGCAGGCGCAGCAGCGTTGTCGACAACTGGCGGCCCAACCGGCTGCAGCCTTGCGCGCGACGAAGCGCCTGCTCAAGCAGCCTTATGTAGACGGCGTGCGGGCGGCGTTGAAGGCCGAGCAGGAGTTGTTTCTGGAGCGGCTGGCCTCGCCGGAGGCGCGCGAAGCGTTTGCCGCTTTCGCCGAAAAGCGCGCGCCGGACTTTTCGCGGTTTTCCTGAGCGGCGTGCAGAGGCGGATGCGATCTTGATCGCGCGCAATTTGGTTTGAAATCACCGAAGTGGGGGCGTAGGTTGGGTGCTATCCGATGAAACCGACGCTCGATCTTCCGTGCCTCGACCTTTACGCCACCTCGCGGGCCGTGATCAAGGCCTACGGCCCGCTGCTCAAGGACTTGGGGCTGACTTACCCGCAATACCTGGTGATGATTTCGCTTTGGCAGTACGGCACGCTGTCGGTCAAGGACTTGAGCGGGCTGCTCAACCTGGATTCGGGCACGCTTTCGCCCTTGCTGAAGCGCTTGCAGGCGGCTGGGCTGGTCGAGCGCACCCGCAGTACGGTGGATGAGCGCGGGGTCGATATTTCGCTGACCGACGAGGGGCGCCAACTGGAGGCGAAGTCGGCCGCCGTGCGGGAAAAGATCGGCGAGCTGTTTTGCCTGCCGGAGGCGGAGATGCGCCAGATGCAGGCCACCTTGCGCGCCATCACCGGGCGCATGGAAGCGTCGGCGGAAAAGTAGCGACGTTGTGGGGGGGGGGGGTAATCTGTCCCTGCTTCGCCCTGGTCCCCAACAAAAAAGCGCCGGCTGTTGGGCCGACGCTTTTTGAAAAGGAAACGGTGAGACCTCGTGCTAGACGAGCATCACGGAGGGCGTCTCGAGGATGTCCTTGAGGGCCTGGAGGTATTGGGCACCCACGGCGCCGTCGATCACACGGTGGTCGCCGGAGAGGCCGACCTTCATGCGGTAGCCGATCGTGATGTTGTCGTTTTCGTCGACGATCGGGGTCTTGACGGTGGCACCGACGGAGAGGATCGCGGCATTGGGCGGGTTGATGATGCCGTAGAAGTCGCTGATGCCGAACATGCCGAGGTTGGTCACCGTGAGGGTGCTGCCGCTCATTTCGTTGGGCTTCAGCTTCTTGTTACGGGCCTTGCCGATGAGGTCCTTGGCTTCGAAGGCGATCTGGCGCAGGCTCTTGGCGTGCGCGTCGCGGATCACCGGGGTCAGCAGGCCGTCGTCGATGGCTACACCGAAGGCGAGCTGCACGCCACCGTGCTGGACGATCTTGTCGCCCTTCCACTCGCGGTTGATGGCGGGGACGCGGCGGACGGCTTCAGCGGCGGCCTTGAGGATGAGGTCGTTGACCGTGAACTTCACGCCGCCTTGCTCTGCCGGGAGGTTGGAGAGCTTGTGGTTGAGAGCGGCGCGCAGGTCGGTGATCGGCTTGCCGTCGACTTCGATCTGCAGGTAAAAGTGCGGGGCCTGCGTCTTGGAGCCCACCAGTGCGCGCGCGATGGACGAGCGCATATTCGTGACCGGGATCGTCTTCTCTTCGATAAAGGGAGCGGCGGGGCCAGCGGCAGCGGCGGCAGGAGCCTGCTTGGGCTGGGGCTTGGCGGTGCCTTCCTTCTCGGCCTTCAGCACGTCGTCGCGCACGATGCGGCCACCGGGGCCGGTGCCCTTGATCATGGAGAGCACGAGGCCCTTTTCCTTGGCCAGCTTGCGGGCGAGGGGGGAGACCTTCACGTCCTTGTCGTCGCCGGCGTCGGCCTTGGCGTCTTCGTCGTCGGAGGCGTCCTTGGCTTCTTCCTTCTGGGCGTCTTCGGCCTTGGGCTGCTTGTCTTCCTTTTCGCCCTTGGTTTCTTCGGACTTGGGGGCCTCCTTGGGCTCCTTGGAAGATTCGGGCTCCTTGGCCGGCTCGGCCTTGGATTCGCTTTCCTTGGCGGACTTGCCGCTGTCGTCGGAAGACGCGCCACCACCCGCTTCGACGGCCGGGGCTTCT
The sequence above is drawn from the Verrucomicrobiota bacterium JB022 genome and encodes:
- a CDS encoding enoyl-CoA hydratase-related protein; translated protein: MPEIEIAKAEGVLEIQIARPQKKNALTSAMYAALADAFTAAAEDPSVKVVCIRGAQGVFTAGNDLGDFLNHPPQDGGAPVFRFIEAAAFFPKPLVAVVEGLAVGIGTTLLLHCDYVLAAPDTRFILPFVNLGLSPEAASSYLLPLRAGHALAAELLLLGRPFDAATAQRAGLVNAIVPAEELTGQAQQRCRQLAAQPAAALRATKRLLKQPYVDGVRAALKAEQELFLERLASPEAREAFAAFAEKRAPDFSRFS
- a CDS encoding MarR family transcriptional regulator — protein: MKPTLDLPCLDLYATSRAVIKAYGPLLKDLGLTYPQYLVMISLWQYGTLSVKDLSGLLNLDSGTLSPLLKRLQAAGLVERTRSTVDERGVDISLTDEGRQLEAKSAAVREKIGELFCLPEAEMRQMQATLRAITGRMEASAEK
- a CDS encoding dihydrolipoamide acetyltransferase family protein, which codes for MAEIIEMPKLSDTMTTGTLVNWLKQEGDSVSAGDMICEVETDKATMEVECFEDGVILKHYAKEGESVAIGQPICAVGEKGEEAPAVEAGGGASSDDSGKSAKESESKAEPAKEPESSKEPKEAPKSEETKGEKEDKQPKAEDAQKEEAKDASDDEDAKADAGDDKDVKVSPLARKLAKEKGLVLSMIKGTGPGGRIVRDDVLKAEKEGTAKPQPKQAPAAAAAGPAAPFIEEKTIPVTNMRSSIARALVGSKTQAPHFYLQIEVDGKPITDLRAALNHKLSNLPAEQGGVKFTVNDLILKAAAEAVRRVPAINREWKGDKIVQHGGVQLAFGVAIDDGLLTPVIRDAHAKSLRQIAFEAKDLIGKARNKKLKPNEMSGSTLTVTNLGMFGISDFYGIINPPNAAILSVGATVKTPIVDENDNITIGYRMKVGLSGDHRVIDGAVGAQYLQALKDILETPSVMLV